A part of Phoenix dactylifera cultivar Barhee BC4 chromosome 2, palm_55x_up_171113_PBpolish2nd_filt_p, whole genome shotgun sequence genomic DNA contains:
- the LOC103720393 gene encoding B3 domain-containing protein Os02g0683500, with amino-acid sequence MEFTHGRGDGFYSKDDDDSKHPPFVPSSSSSSSPSSSCTASRWTDVASGSGGGGGDAPNVEKEHMFDKVVTPSDVGKLNRLVIPKQHAERYFPLDASANEKGLLLCFEDRTGKSWRFRYSYWNSSQSYVMTKGWSRFVKEKRLDAGDTVSFCRGVGEAGRDRLFIDWRRRPEAHDPPRLPLPLPLPVPLSGVSLARSVGPWSSRLLIPPAGTVHDYGRQVYGYNAASPGSGQFLFFRSSAAGPPQLGVQPGGGDRAVAGVPMVLDSVPLVHAQATPKRVRLFGVDLNCPQSDGGADSGSGPSLSMRQMRPRSTLPLLERSQGGPDSSRATSSPGKEQQ; translated from the coding sequence ATGGAGTTCACACATGGAAGAGGGGATGGGTTTTACAGtaaggatgatgatgactccaaGCACCCTCCTTTTGttccttcatcctcttcttcttcctccccttcctcttcctgcACCGCCTCCCGATGGACCGACGTAGCATCCgggagcggcggcggcggcggcgatgcTCCTAATGTAGAGAAGGAGCACATGTTTGACAAGGTGGTGACGCCGAGCGACGTCGGCAAGCTCAACCGGCTGGTGATCCCGAAGCAGCACGCCGAGAGGTACTTCCCTCTCGATGCGTCGGCCAACGAGAAGGGGCTGCTGCTGTGCTTCGAGGACCGCACCGGGAAGTCATGGCGGTTCCGCTACTCCTACTGGAACAGCAGCCAGAGCTACGTGATGACCAAGGGGTGGAGCCGCTTTGTCAAAGAGAAGAGGCTTGATGCCGGGGATACCGTCTCGTTCTGCCGAGGCGTCGGCGAAGCCGGCCGCGACCGCCTCTTCATCGACTGGAGGCGGCGGCCTGAGGCCCACGACCCGCCGCGCCTTCCCCTCCCGCTCCCCCTCCCCGTCCCCCTGTCGGGTGTCTCGCTGGCCCGGTCGGTGGGCCCGTGGAGCAGCCGGCTCCTCATCCCCCCAGCTGGCACGGTCCACGACTACGGCCGCCAGGTGTACGGGTACAATGCCGCGAGCCCCGGCAGCgggcagttccttttctttCGATCGTCAGCGGCGGGGCCGCCGCAGCTTGGGGTGCAACCCGGCGGCGGGGATCGAGCGGTGGCCGGCGTGCCGATGGTTCTCGATTCGGTGCCGCTCGTCCATGCCCAGGCGACGCCCAAGCGGGTGAGGCTGTTCGGGGTGGACCTCAACTGTCCTCAATCGGACGGCGGTGCCGACAGCGGCAGTGGTCCATCTCTAAGCATGCGCCAGATGCGACCCCGGTCaacgctccctctcctcgaacGGTCGCAGGGCGGCCCCGATTCTTCGAGGGCCACCTCCTCGCCGGGCAAGGAGCAGCAGTAA